The following coding sequences are from one Diospyros lotus cultivar Yz01 chromosome 7, ASM1463336v1, whole genome shotgun sequence window:
- the LOC127806439 gene encoding subtilisin-like protease SBT2.5 has translation MDSGSAKMGSAEFGCKILLIFSLLIAGRAEIYIVTVEGEPVISYRGGVDGFEATAVESDEKIDATSEAVTSYSRHLEKKHDMLLGMLFDRGTYKKLYSYRHLINGFAVHISPEQAEILRRAPGVRSVERDWKVKRLTTHTPQFLGLPTGVWPTGGGFDRAGEDIVIGFVDSGIYPHHPSFATHNTEPYGPIPKYRGKCEVDPDTKHKFCNGKIIGAQHFAEAAIAAGVFNPAVDFASPLDGDGHGSHIAAIAAGNNGIPVRMHGFEFGRASGMAPRARIAVYKALYRLFGGFVADVVAAIEQAVHDGVDILNLSVGPNSPPATTKTTFLNPFDATLLSAVKAGVFVAQAAGNGGPFPKTLVSYSPWITSVAAAVDDRRYKNHLTMGNGKILPGIGLSPATHANQTFTMVAANDVLLDTSVMKYSPSDCQRPEVLNKHLVEGNILVCGYSFNFVVGSASIKKVSQTAKSLGAIGFVLAVENVSPGTKFDPVPVGIPGILITDVSKSMDLIAYYNSSTSRDWTGRVKSFKATGGIGDGLKPTLHKSAPQVALFSARGPNIKDYNFEEADLLKPDILAPGSLIWAAWAPNGTDEANYIGEGFAVISGTSMAAPHIAGIAALVKQKHPHWSPAAIKSALMTTTTTLDRAERPLQAQQYSGSETLTLVTATPFDYGSGHVNPKAALDPGLIFDAGYEDYLGFLCTVPGINSHEIKNYTNSPCNYTLAHPVNLNTPSITISHLVGTQTITRTVTNVAEEETYVITARMAPAVAIETSPPAMTLRPGASRKFTVTLTVRSVTGTYSFGQVLLKGSRGHKVRIPVVAMGYDR, from the exons ATGGATTCTGGATCAGCGAAAATGGGGTCTGCAGAGTTTGGGTGTAAAATCTTATTGATATTTAGCCTTTTGATTGCTGGAAGGGCAGAGATTTACATAGTAACAGTTGAAGGAGAGCCCGTCATCAGTTATAGAGGCGGCGTTGATGGCTTTGAAGCCACCGCCGTGGAGTCCGACGAGAAGATTGATGCTACCAG TGAAGCTGTGACTTCTTACTCCCGTCATCTAGAAAAGAAACACGACATGCTTCTAGGAATGCTGTTTGACCGCGGGACCTACAAGAAACTTTATAGCTATCGGCATCTCATTAATGGCTTTGCAGTTCATATTTCTCCCGAACAG GCAGAAATTCTTAGACGAGCCCCTGGTGTTAGATCTGTTGAAAGAGATTGGAAGGTGAAGAGACTTACAACACATACGCCTCAATTTTTGGGGCTTCCAACTGGAGTATGGCCAACAGGAGGTGGCTTTGACAGAGCTGGAGAGGACATTGTAATAGGATTTGTGGACTCGGGGATTTATCCCCACCACCCAAGCTTTGCAACCCACAATACTGAACCATATGGACCTATTCCAAAGTACAGAGGAAAATGTGAAGTTGATCCTGACACCAAACACAAATTCTGTAATGGAAAGATTATAGGAGCCCAACACTTTGCAGAAGCTGCAATTGCAGCTGGCGTATTTAATCCTGCAGTTGATTTTGCTTCTCCCCTCGATGGAGATGGACATGGGAG TCATATAGCAGCCATTGCAGCTGGTAATAATGGGATTCCTGTGAGAATGCATGGATTTGAATTTGGGAGAGCAAGTGGAATGGCTCCTCGGGCCAG AATTGCTGTGTACAAGGCACTATACAGGCTTTTTGGAGGGTTTGTTGCAGATGTGGTTGCAGCTATTGAGCAG GCCGTTCATGATGGAGTGGACATTCTCAATCTCTCTGTGGGGCCAAACAGTCCCCCAGCAACCACAAAGACCACATTTTTAAATCCTTTTGATGCTACGCTTCTTTCGGCTGTGAAGGCTGGAGTTTTTGTTGCACAGGCAGCTGGGAATGGAGGCCCTTTTCCAAAGACCTTAGTGTCATATAGTCCATGGATAACATCTGTAGCTGCTGCAGTTGACGATCGCAGATACAAAAACCACCTGACCATGGGAAATGGGAAAATTTTGCCAGGAATTGGATTGTCCC CTGCTACGCATGCAAATCAAACATTCACTATGGTTGCTGCTAATGATGTTCTGCTGGATACTTCAGTTATGAAGTACAGTCCTTCGGACTGCCAGAGGCCAGAAGTTCTAAACAAGCATTTGGTGGAAGGAAACATTCTTGTTTGTGGTTAttcctttaattttgttgttggttCTGCATCAATCAAGAAAGTATCACAAACAGCCAAGAGCCTTGGTGCAATTGGATTTGTTCTGGCTGTAGAAAATGTTTCTCCAGGAACAAAGTTTGATCCCGTCCCTGTTGGAATTCCTGGTATTCTCATCACAGATGTTAGCAAGTCCATG GACCTTATAGCTTATTACAACAGCTCCACATCAAGGGATTGGACTGGACGTGTGAAGAGCTTCAAAGCAACAGGTGGCATTGGGGATGGTTTGAAGCCTACACTGCACAAATCAGCACCTCAAGTTGCATTGTTCTCTGCCAGGGGGCCCAACATAAAGGACTACAATTTTGAAGAGGCAGATCTTCTCAAACCAGATATTCTGGCTCCTGGTTCTCTAATTTGGGCTGCTTGGGCTCCAAATGGAACAGACGAGGCTAATTACATTG GAGAAGGATTTGCTGTGATATCTGGCACTAGCATGGCTGCACCTCATATTGCAGGGATAGCTGCTCTTGTAAAGCAGAAGCATCCTCATTGGAGTCCTGCTGCCATCAAATCAGCCTTgatgacaacaacaacaacactgGACAGAGCAGAGAGACCACTTCAAGCTCAACAGTATTCTGGGTCCGAAACCCTGACTCTAGTCACAGCTACACCTTTTGATTACGGGAGTGGCCATGTCAATCCCAAAGCTGCTCTAGATCCTGGACTCATCTTTGATGCAg GTTACGAGGATTATCTGGGTTTCTTATGCACTGTACCGGGAATCAATTCTCATGAGATAAAGAACTACACAAATTCGCCATGCAACTACACCCTCGCCCACCCAGTTAACCTCAACACACCCTCAATCACAATCTCCCACCTTGTCGGAACTCAAACTATTACACGCACGGTAACAAATGTTGCGGAGGAAGAAACCTACGTCATCACAGCAAGAATGGCACCGGCAGTCGCCATTGAGACAAGTCCTCCAGCGATGACTTTAAGGCCTGGCGCGTCCAGGAAATTCACCGTGACACTCACGGTGCGGTCCGTCACAGGAACATACAGTTTTGGACAGGTTTTGCTGAAAGGAAGCAGAGGGCACAAAGTCAGAATCCCTGTGGTGGCCATGGGATATGATCGGTAG